The Desulfatirhabdium butyrativorans DSM 18734 genome contains the following window.
AACTGGAAGCCTTCCGGCAAGGTATTTCAGCACCAGGGGCAGATCGGCCAGGCCGCCGACCCCCAGATCCGCGCAGAAGCTTCTCGCGTTTCGCTTCTCCCGGAGCGCGATATAGAAGGCAGCGATTTTTTCACGGAAGGTTTTTTCGAGAACGATTTCATATACATCGAGCCCATCCCGCCCGAGCGTGTCGATGGTGGCCTGAAGGTCTTCCCGGAATTCGAACAGAAACCGGGAGCAACCGTGAATGGTCAGTGCGGCATAATAGCCCCAGAGATGTCCGGCCAGTGTGTTTACGATGGGAGAAAGGTGCGGGGCGACGGGAGGAACCCGGAGAACATCCTCGGCATAAGGAGAGAACCGTTCGTCTTCCTCGTCTGCAATCACGATGGTGCAGCTCTTGTGCGCCTTGAAGATGGCCGTGTCCTTTTCGATATCCCCGATGACTGTTTCCGGGCTTCCTGCCGCGCACACGATGATGAGGGGCTCGCTGGAGAGATCGATGTGCTTCTTGTCTTCGACAAAATCGGTCGATATCGTCTTGTAGCAGAGCTCGCTCAGCTTGATGCGGATTTCATCTGCAGCCGCCTTGTTGTGACCGCTGCCGACAACGGCCCAATACACGCGTGAGAGGGCATGGGTTTCAGCGGATTCCCGAATCCTGTCCTGCCCATCCAGAACACGGCGCATGGCCTGAGGCAGCTTTTCCAGCGTTCGAATTTCTTCGGCAACGAAGGCCGCCGATCGCTGGGCGATGAACTGCGCGATGTGGAGCCCCAGCAGGGAGCCGGCTACAATTTGCGAGTAAAAGGCCTTGGTGGATGCCACCGACATTTCAATGTCGCGGCCGCTGCTCGTGTAGATGACGCCGTCCACTTTGAAGGTCAAATCCGAATCCCGCCGGTTGACGATGGCGATCGTTTTGGCTCCTCTTTCCCGCACCATGTCCACGGCCCGGTTGGTGTCCGCCGTTGTTCCGGACTGGCTGATGGCGACGACAAGGGTATCGGCCATATCGTCCGACTCGGGGGCCCCGCTCAGGCGGAACCCGCTCAGCTCAGACGCCTTCATGGCGGCGATTTGAAGCCCAGAGCCAGCGAGATAATGTGAAAGCAAGTCTGAACAGACCTGGGCGGCCACTGCGGCCGTTCCCTGGCCGATAAACCAGATGCGCCGGATGGCGCGACTGCCGATCATTTCGATGATGGCTTTCGGAAAGGCCTTTTCGGTCAATACGACCCGGGGCATTCCGGTGGCATCGTCGAGTTTCCATCGATTCAGGATGGTCTTTTCGATGGATGCGGGGGCTTCGGAGATTTCCTTCAAAAAATAATGCGGAAAATCCTGGCGATCGATGTCCCGGGAGGTGATTTCGGTGGATTGAATGGCGGATTCGTTCAGTGGGACAGGTGTGCCGTCGTATCGAAACGACACCATTGCATCCAGTCCGACGCCTTTGGACGGATCGAGGATGAGGATCTGTCCCTGGGTTTCTCCGTTTTCGGTTCGAAAGACTTTACCCCCCTCCAGCTTGAGAAAGCGCTGTGTTTCTTCGACGAACCCGTATAACTCGGAAGCCGGCATGAGGTGATCCGCTGAAAGCCCCACAAACAGCGCCTGCCCACTTCCTTTCTGTGCAAGAAAGAGTTTGCCGGGCGCCAGATCGGTATGCATGGCAATGGCATGGGATCCATGAAATCGGTTAACAGCCCTGCGAAAAGCTTCGGCTATATCCAGGCCCTCTTTCAGATAGTGTGCGATCATCAGCGGAATGACCTTGGTGTCTGTCGTGATGGCTGACGGGATGACAACGCCTTCCGCTTCGATCTCCAGTCTGAGTTCGTTGAAATTGTCGATATCCCCATTCAGGCAGGCATGGATGATGCCTTTTTGCTCCGAATCGGGGCCTGTTGTCCTGTTGTCGACAGGATGGCAGTTGGCCAGGGTGATGGCTCCGACCGATGCCCAGCGGGTGTGGCCAATGATGCTCCAGGATTCGATGGACATCCGGCGCAGGCGTTGCAGAAGCTCATCGTTTGCGATGCTGTTCCGGATGTTGGCGACATTGTCTCCCAGCGAGCCGATTTCGGCGGCAACTTTATAGGTAAAGGCCAACGAAACGGCCTGATCGGATGCCATTCGGATGGTGATGCTGCAATCGCTCAGTACTTCGGGATTGCAGCGTGCGTTCCAAAGGCGTTCAAGCTCAGGTGTCCAGGATGCCCGATATTGCTGAAAAGTGTCCGGGCTTACCTGCAACAGGATGGAAATCCCTGCCGAATCTCTGCCCCGGACTTCAAGACGGTCAATGCTGTTCAACACGGAATTGAGGTGGGACAGCAGCGGGAAGGCATCCGATCCCTCGATGCCGTAACTGCCTGCAAGGGCTTCGATTTTGGGGATGTTTCCGAGCAATTCCGTGACAAGCGTCCAGTGGATGTCTTTTAACAGCTCGATGGATGCAAGCCACCGGTCGGATTGTTCGATGGAAAGCCTCGCGGTGCAGAGCTTCAGTCTATCGGTTTCTGTTTGAATGAGCTGCCCGAGGGCCAGACCGACATCCCGCAGCCGTTGTCTGTGGTGCGCACCGAGACTTACGGTATGCAGGATATCGGGTCTTTTGAGGCTGCGGATAATCTTCAGGAGCTGTTGTGCCGTTTCGGTCCGGGATAGATCGGCTTCGTCCGCCTCCTGGGCTGAAGAAAAAGCCTTGGAAAGAGCCGTAGTTGCGGTATCGATCTCGGTGAATATCGATTCAAGGGAAGATGGGGACCAAGTGGCCGAGGGGCGTTTGTATGCCAGAATCCCCGCGATACCGCAGCCGAAGGTTGCCGCATGAACGGGAAAAATGACGATGGCATTTCCAGGGACATGTGAAAGGTGTCTGCCGATATACACTTTCGGCACAGAGAGCCTTCGGCATTGAGCGATGATATGCCGAATCACGCCCAAGCGTGACATCAGGAGCGATCGAAGGGCGGCCCAAAAGAATTTCATGACATGCCTCATCATCACATGGCCAGGTAGAGTTGCCGGATGCGCTCCCGGGTCATGATCGATTTCCAGTCTTTTCCGAGGGCATTTTCCCAGAGCGGATCGAGCATCATCGCCACGTCGATCATGCGCTCAATCTGATCGGCACTGACCGGTTGCATGATGTGCCGGGGAAGCGTTATCCCTTGCCGTTCCATCATTTGGCGGAATTCCCGCACACCTTCCGGATAGAACTCCTCCAGCTGATCGAAGACGATGGAATTGCCGATGCCGTGGTGAATGCCGAGCATGAATGCAAGGCCGTAGGACAGGGCATGGGCGATGCCGACCTGAGAGTAGGCGATGCTCATGCCGCCGAAGTAGGATGCCATCATGAGACGGTCGTCACTGTCCGGCAAGTCTTTCAGAAAGACATCCCGGCACAGTTCCATGGCCTTTTCGCCGTATGCCTGGCTGAACATGTTGAGATAGGTCCCCTCCAGGGATTCGACGCAATGGATGTAGCAATCCATTCCGGTGTA
Protein-coding sequences here:
- a CDS encoding SIS domain-containing protein, whose translation is MKFFWAALRSLLMSRLGVIRHIIAQCRRLSVPKVYIGRHLSHVPGNAIVIFPVHAATFGCGIAGILAYKRPSATWSPSSLESIFTEIDTATTALSKAFSSAQEADEADLSRTETAQQLLKIIRSLKRPDILHTVSLGAHHRQRLRDVGLALGQLIQTETDRLKLCTARLSIEQSDRWLASIELLKDIHWTLVTELLGNIPKIEALAGSYGIEGSDAFPLLSHLNSVLNSIDRLEVRGRDSAGISILLQVSPDTFQQYRASWTPELERLWNARCNPEVLSDCSITIRMASDQAVSLAFTYKVAAEIGSLGDNVANIRNSIANDELLQRLRRMSIESWSIIGHTRWASVGAITLANCHPVDNRTTGPDSEQKGIIHACLNGDIDNFNELRLEIEAEGVVIPSAITTDTKVIPLMIAHYLKEGLDIAEAFRRAVNRFHGSHAIAMHTDLAPGKLFLAQKGSGQALFVGLSADHLMPASELYGFVEETQRFLKLEGGKVFRTENGETQGQILILDPSKGVGLDAMVSFRYDGTPVPLNESAIQSTEITSRDIDRQDFPHYFLKEISEAPASIEKTILNRWKLDDATGMPRVVLTEKAFPKAIIEMIGSRAIRRIWFIGQGTAAVAAQVCSDLLSHYLAGSGLQIAAMKASELSGFRLSGAPESDDMADTLVVAISQSGTTADTNRAVDMVRERGAKTIAIVNRRDSDLTFKVDGVIYTSSGRDIEMSVASTKAFYSQIVAGSLLGLHIAQFIAQRSAAFVAEEIRTLEKLPQAMRRVLDGQDRIRESAETHALSRVYWAVVGSGHNKAAADEIRIKLSELCYKTISTDFVEDKKHIDLSSEPLIIVCAAGSPETVIGDIEKDTAIFKAHKSCTIVIADEEDERFSPYAEDVLRVPPVAPHLSPIVNTLAGHLWGYYAALTIHGCSRFLFEFREDLQATIDTLGRDGLDVYEIVLEKTFREKIAAFYIALREKRNARSFCADLGVGGLADLPLVLKYLAGRLPVADFELDFNRKGTAANMIDTLFACLNQGIEQLARPIDAIKHQAKTVTVGTSRIQQALTGLLFDTLLSFGFSHTLITPINVRVLKNLQAVVDRIQGAILYKVQGLSLLGEPTEATTITILQKTGTLKPLTSRVETNPALRGTKRIIAKEGNVFIGRGRKDGRSIIIIPILADRKPQTIEHILLLHIAFKATVSLENRVKALGGKLDRIRNIVQENSVPWNDAYIEWISLEDLFGQSAEKTAEAILTKIGEVQ